A genome region from Cucumis sativus cultivar 9930 chromosome 4, Cucumber_9930_V3, whole genome shotgun sequence includes the following:
- the LOC101213018 gene encoding dicarboxylate transporter 2.1, chloroplastic, with protein sequence MENFALQSVSTTTSFSLHSPTSRLSLLHRSKPISQSLSFPSSLHFSRSTSLLQSTPPIPQSPFLSSRLSLFNPLFNPKLRQPFPMRTSASQSPDNQPVPPSPPPRQGAKPIPFLISIAIGLIVRFAVPKPVEVSAEAWQLLSIFLSTIAGLVLSPLPVGAWAFLGLTVTVVTKTLTFAAAFNAFTSEVIWLIVISFFFARGFVKTGLGDRIATYFVKWMGKSTLGLSYGLTISEALIAPAMPSTTARAGGVFLPIIKSLSLAADSKPNHPSSRKIGAYLIQSQFQCAGNSSALFLTAAAQNLLCLKLAEELGVQISSPWLTWAKFACAPAIIGILVTPAILYKLFPPETKDTPEAPAMAARKLEAMGPVTKNEWIMVGTMLIAVSLWIAGEALKIPSVVAAMIGLSILLTLGVLNWDDCLSEKSAWDTLAWFAVLVGMAGQLTSLGLVGWMSNCVAGLLKSLSLSWPAAFAILQASYFFVHYLFASQTGHVGALYSAFLAMHLAAKVPGVLAALALAYNTNLFGALTHYSSGQAAVYYGAGYVELPDVFKIGFVMALINGFIWTVVGCIWWKILGLY encoded by the exons ATGGAAAATTTTGCGCTCCAATCTGTCTCCACTACCACTTCTTTTTCCCTCCATTCTCCCACTTCTCGACTTTCTCTCCTCCATCGCTCTAAACCCATTTCCCAGTCCCTCTCCTTTCCCTCTTCCCTTCATTTTTCTCGCTCTACTTCGCTACTTCAATCAACCCCACCAATCCCCCAATCCCCTTTTCTCAGTTCTCGATTGTCCCTCTTCAATCCCCTCTTCAATCCCAAATTGCGTCAACCTTTTCCAATGCGAACCAGTGCCTCTCAATCGCCGGATAATCAACCAGTGCCACCGTCCCCACCTCCCCGACAAGGTGCTAAGCCAATCCCTTTCCTGATTTCTATTGCTATTGGCCTCATTGTTCGGTTTGCTGTCCCGAAACCGGTGGAGGTTTCTGCTGAAGCGTGGCAGTTACTCTCAATTTTCCTATCGACTATTGCTGGACTTGTTCTGAGTCCCTTGCCGGTTGGTGCTTGGGCGTTTCTTGGCTTGACTGTTACTGTGGTTACTAAGACTTTGACGTTTGCTGCTGCTTTTAATGCTTTCACCAGTGAGGTGATTTGGTTGATTgtcatttccttctttttcgcTCGTGGGTTTGTGAAAACTGGGTTGGGTGATCGAATTGCGACGTATTTTGTTAAATGGATGGGGAAGAGTACACTTGGTTTGTCTTATGGTTTGACGATTAGTGAAGCTTTGATTGCTCCTGCTATGCCCAGCACTACGGCCAGGGCTGGGGGTGTGTTTTTGCCCATTATTAAATCTTTGTCACTTGCTGCTGATAGTAAACCGAACCACCCATCGTCTAGAAAAATCGGTGCTTACCTTATTCAATCTCAGTTTCAG TGTGCTGGTAACTCTAGTGCCCTCTTCCTAACTGCTGCTGCTCAAAACTTGTTGTGTCTTAAATTGGCTGAGGAACTTGGTGTTCAAATATCTAGCCCTTGGCTTACTTGGGCCAAGTTTGCTTGTGCGCCAGCAATCATCGGTATCTTAGTAACTCCAGCAATTCTATACAAGCTGTTTCCTCCAGAAACCAAGGACACACCGGAGGCCCCAGCCATGGCTGCAAGAAAATTGGAGGCTATGGGTCCTGTCACTAAAAATGAATGGATCATGGTCGGTACAATGCTTATTGCAGTCTCGTTATGGATTGCTGG AGAGGCCCTTAAAATACCTAGTGTTGTAGCTGCGATGATTGGATTATCAATACTCCTTACACTGGGAGTCCTAAACTGGGATGACTGCTTATCCGAAAAGTCAGCCTGGGATACATTAGCTTGGTTCGCCGTCCTGGTAGGCATGGCTGGCCAATTGACAAGTCTTGGTCTCGTGGGCTGGATGTCAAACTGTGTGGCCGGTTTGCTGAAGTCTCTTTCTCTCAGCTGGCCTGCGGCATTTGCTATTCTTCAGGCATCTTACTTCTTCGTTCACTACCTCTTTGCTAGCCAAACTGGTCACGTTGGTGCTTTGTACTCAGCATTCCTTGCAATGCACTTGGCTGCCAAGGTACCAGGTGTGTTGGCAGCTTTGGCCTTAGCTTACAACACAAATCTCTTTGGCGCTCTGACTCATTACAGCAGCGGCCAAGCAGCTGTATACTATGGAG CGGGTTACGTCGAACTACCAGACGTATTCAAAATCGGTTTTGTGATGGCCCTCATAAACGGTTTTATCTGGACTGTGGTTGGTTGTATTTGGTGGAAGATTCTAGGTCTATATTGA